The Candidatus Sphingomonas colombiensis genome contains the following window.
GCCGTGGAAATTTCGCGGCTTCCGCCACGCCGATCTTCGCGGTCGCCCCGGCAAGCTGACGCTCGGCGGCGCGCACGTCCGGGCGGCGCTGGAGCAGCGCTGCGGGATCGCCGATCGCGACCTCCGCCGGGGGCAGCGGGACGGCGCGCATATCGCCCAGCGTCGTATCCAGCGCGCCCGGCGCTTCACCGATCAGCGTGGCGAGCGCGTTGAGATAGGCATCGCGCTCGGCGGTGAGCGGCAGGATCGCGGCGTCGCTCTGTTCGGCAAGGGTGCGTAGCCGCTCGACATCGAGCGCCGATGCGGTGCCCGCTGCCTCGCGCTGTTCGGTGAGCTTCAGCATCGCACGCTGGCGCTCGGCTGCCTGCCGCGCCAGCACGATGCGCTGCTGGCGATCGCGCAGGTTGATATAGGCCTGTGCGATATCGGCCGTCAGGCTAACCTGCGCATCGGCGAGATTGGCCTCGGCCGCACCGATCGAGGCGTGTGCCGCCTCCACCTTGCGGCGCTGGCCACCGAACAGATCGATCTCCCAGCTCGCGTCGAAGCCGACGTTATAGAGGTTAAGCGCGGTCGATCCGCCGCCGCTCGATCCGCCGAAGTTGATCCCCGGAAGCTCGGCGTGGACGAACGTCGCCTGCGCATTGCCGCTCGGCAGGCTGTTGGCGCGCTCCAGCCGCAGCCCGGCGCGAGCCTGCTTCAGCCGCGCCTCGGCGACCTGAATATTGGGGTTGGCGGCGAGCGCGCGGCGCTCCAGCTCGTCGAGCGTCGCGTCGCCCAGCGTCGTCCACCATTGCGCGACGCTCGGGGCGGCGTTGATCGTGCCATCGGCGGCGCGGACGAACCCGGCCGGGGGCTTGGTCGCGCCGGCCGAAGTCGGGCCGGCATAATTGGGGCCGACCGTGCACGCGGCAAGCGCGACGAGCGGCAGGAGGGTGAGGGGGATACGCATTGCCGGAAACCTCAGTGCATCGCGATCGCCTGCCCCTGG
Protein-coding sequences here:
- a CDS encoding efflux transporter outer membrane subunit, which produces MRIPLTLLPLVALAACTVGPNYAGPTSAGATKPPAGFVRAADGTINAAPSVAQWWTTLGDATLDELERRALAANPNIQVAEARLKQARAGLRLERANSLPSGNAQATFVHAELPGINFGGSSGGGSTALNLYNVGFDASWEIDLFGGQRRKVEAAHASIGAAEANLADAQVSLTADIAQAYINLRDRQQRIVLARQAAERQRAMLKLTEQREAAGTASALDVERLRTLAEQSDAAILPLTAERDAYLNALATLIGEAPGALDTTLGDMRAVPLPPAEVAIGDPAALLQRRPDVRAAERQLAGATAKIGVAEAAKFPRLSFMGLIGIGGSKPGDIFDLGNLSAIAAPQLSWNFLDFGRNAARVGQAEGARDEAAAQYRGAVLNALRDAEDSLSRYAARRQTVGSAARSLASANRSAKLMRQRFDAGTATMIDVLDAERQRASAEQSLSQATAAMTGDYVAIQKALGLGWQEAKP